A window from Heptranchias perlo isolate sHepPer1 unplaced genomic scaffold, sHepPer1.hap1 HAP1_SCAFFOLD_319, whole genome shotgun sequence encodes these proteins:
- the LOC137311261 gene encoding zinc finger protein 271-like, protein MEKPWKCGDCGKGFNYPSRLEIHQHSHTGERPFTCFVCGKGFTQSSTLLTHQRVHSDERPFKCSDCEMRFKSKINLLIHQRTHTGERPFTCSVCGKGFTISSSLQTHQRVHTGERPFKCSDCEKRFQCKRNLLTHQCTHTGVRPFTCSVCGKGFTQSSLLLKHQRVHTGERPFTCSVCGKGFTQSSLLLTHQRVHTGERPFTCSVCGKGYTRSSTLLTHQRLHSDERPFKCSDCEKRFQSKSNLLKHQRTHTGERPFICSVCGKGFTWSSELLTHQRVHTGERPFKCSDCEKRFKSKIELLRHQRTHTGERPFICTVCGKRFTQSSNLLKHQRVHTGERPFTCTLCGMRFTRSFILQRHQRVHSDERPFKCSVCEKRFKSKFNLLTHQRTHTGERPFSCSVYGKGFAGSSTLLKHQRVHTGERPFTCTLCGMRFTRPSNLQRHQRVHSDERPFKCSDCEKRYKSKFNLLTHQRTHTGERPFTCSVCGKGFTWASNLLQHQRVHTERPLNVLTVGRDLKSETNC, encoded by the coding sequence atggagaaaccgtggaaatgtggggactgtgggaagggattcaattacccgtccaggCTGGAAATTCATCaacacagtcacactggggagaggccgttcacctgcttcgtgtgtgggaagggattcactcagtcatccaccctgctgacacaccagcgagttcactctgatgagagaccttttaaatgttctgactgtgagatgaggtttaaaagcaaaattaatctgctgatacaccaacgtacccatactggggagaggccgttcacctgctccgtgtgtgggaagggattcactatttcatccagcctccagacacaccagcgagttcacactggggagagaccttttaaatgttctgactgtgagaaaaggtttCAATGCAAAaggaacctgctgacacaccaatgtacccacactggggtgaggccattcacctgctccgtgtgtgggaagggattcactcagtcatccctcctcctgaaacaccagcgagttcacactggcgagaggccgttcacctgctccgtgtgtgggaagggattcactcagtcatccctcctcctgacacaccagcgagttcacactggggagaggccgttcacctgctccgtgtgcgggaagggatacactcggtcatccaccctgctgacacaccagcgacttcactctgatgagagaccttttaaatgttctgactgtgagaagaggtttcaaagcaaaagtaatctgctgaaacaccaacgcactcacactggggagagaccgttcatctgctctgtgtgtgggaagggattcacttggtcatctgagcttctgacacaccagcgagtgcacactggggagaggccttttaaatgttctgactgtgagaagaggtttaaaagcaaaattgaactgctgagacaccaacgcactcacactggggagaggccgttcatctgcaccgtgtgtgggaagagattcactcagtcatccaacctgctgaaacaccagcgagttcacactggggagaggccgttcacctgcaccttgtgtgggatgagattcactcggtcattcaTCCTgcagagacaccagcgagttcactccgatgagagaccttttaaatgttctgtctgtgagaagaggtttaaaagcaaatttaatctgctgacacaccaacgcacccacactggggagaggccgttctcctgctctgtgtatgggaagggattcgctgggtcatccaccctgctgaaacaccagcgagttcacactggggagaggccgttcacctgcaccttGTGTGGGATGAGATTCACTCGGCCATCCAACCTgcagagacaccagcgagttcactccgatgagagaccttttaaatgttctgactgtgagaagaggtataaaagcaaatttaatctgctgacacaccaacgcacccacactggggagaggccgttcacctgctcagtgtgtgggaagggattcacttgggcaTCCAACCTGCtgcaacaccagcgagttcacactgagagacctttaaatgttctgactgtgggaagagatttaaaatcagaaacgaactgctga